The nucleotide window CGGCGGAGTCGAACCGGGCGTACTGGTTGGAAGCTCGGGACAGCCTGACGGAAGGGACGTGGACGTTCGTGTTCGGGGTGACGAACGTGACCGGGCCGCAAGTATTGCAAGACGCGGCGGCGACCGGTGGTTTCAAGTTCTACCGGATCGGCAGCGCCCCGGCGCCATAGCCTCTAAATTTCGCGGAGTTGTACGACGTGTGCGGCCTCGAACCATTGGCAGGTGGCACCGTGCCGCAGTCCCAAGCGTCCCTGTTCATCCACGCCGCAGAACTCGCCTTGAATTTTTTCTTTGCCAAAGTCGAGTTCCACCGAACGAGGCAATTGCCAGAGTTCCTGGAGACGGGGTAGCAAGGGGGCAAAACCGGTATCCGCGATGGCATCCCGCGTTTTACGCAGGTGCAGCAACAACGAGCAAGCTAAGGTTGTCAAATCCGGTAGCGGCTGGCATTGGTCACCAACTTTTGTAGCCGTCGAGGTAAGGAGACGGAAACCAGAGATTGCGGATTGCGGATTGCGGATTGCGGAATTGTCCGTCGCCATACCTCGACGGCTACGCGGTGCATCCAGTTGGAGTTGGTGGTGAGCAATGCGGGCTTGCTGAACGTGATCAGTCAGGCGTGTCGTTATTCCATGCAGCGCGGCATCTGCTGTTTCCGGCTGATTGGTGATATTGATGCCGATCCCGGCCAGGACGAGACCCGGACGCGGCTCTTCGAGGAGTAAGCCGGCCAGTTTGCGATTCCCTACCATCAGGTCATTGGGCCAACGCAGGCGCACATTGGCAACGCCAACGGACCGGACGAAGTCCACCACGGCCAAACCCACGGCCAGCGGAAAAACTCGCCAAGGTTTGAGATCGGGACCAGTGGGTAGAACCGCAGTAATCCACAGCCCACCGACATCTGAGACCCATGGCCGCCGCCAGCGACCCCGGCCCCGTTGCTGATGATCTGCCCGCACGGCGTGCCAGGGGGGCAGGGTGGCCGCAAGATCACTGGTGGAGGACACGTCCGCATACTCATGCAACGTCCATCCTTCCACGGTGACAAGGCTCCGTTCCACAGATTGCTCCCGGCCTATCGCAACGCGATCAGCCAATGGTCATTAGGACTGCGCCCTCTTCGACGGCATCACCCACCGCGGCGTTCAAGCTGGTGACTGCGCCGCTGGTGCTGGCGATGACGTTGGTGTTCATCTTCATGGCCTCAAGAGTGAGCACGTGATCGCCCTCTTTGACCGTTTGTCCTTTTTGCACCTTGATATCCACGACGCGCCCGGTCAAGGGACTCAATACCGGTTTGCCGGAGCCTGTGGGAGCGGGGGGTGACGCCAGGGCGGGCGTGGGAAGCGCGGGGACCGAAGCGGCCGCAGCGGGAAAAGCCGCTGGAGCCGAGGTTACCACGGGAGCCGCAATCGGCGCGGGAGCATAGGCCGGTTGGGCCGGGACATCCAGCATCTCGACCAGCACATCGTATTGTTTGCCGTCAACGGTGATCAAAAGTCGTTTAATCATGAGAGTATGGTAAAAGGGTTGCGGTTTAACGAACGCGCCGACCAGAGAAGATGGAGACCCGGCCCTCAATTGCCCATGGGTTGATGGTTGGCCATTGCACTTGGGCAACCGGCTGCACCGCCACAATGCGATGCGGCTGGTTCACCACGCTGGCCGCCGCAGCGGCAATTACCGCCACCAACTCCCCGGCGTCCGGCTCGTTCGCGAGCGCTGGGATTGGTTCAATGGGTGGCAGGGTGGCAGCGGCGGCTGTCACTGCCGGCACTGGCTGAGCCACAGCGACAATCGGAGCCGCGACCGAGGCGGGCGCAGGCGTGGAAGCCACCTCGGTTTTTCGGGTGCTCTCAAGCAGGTCGAGGTAACGGCTGAACAGCTTGAGGAATATCCCAAGCAGGATGACCAGGGTGAGCACCAGCGCCGCGATCAGAAACAGCAGCGCCTGTTCCACCGGTCCGAGTTCCGCAAATATCAAGGGCATCATAATGGTTCCGTATTACATCGGAATGGTTCCGTGTTTTTTCGGCGGCCGGGTTTCGCGTTTGCTCAAGGTGTTGCGCAACGCCATGGCCACTACGGCCCGGGTTTCCGAGGGTTCAATGACATCCGTGATCATCCCCCGTCCCGCCGCCTGATAGGGTGAACAGAATTTCTCGCGGTATTCCGCGATGAGCCGGGCCTCTTCCGCCTTGGGATCGGCGGCGGAAGTGATTTCCTTTTTGTAAAGGACCTTGACCGCGCCTTCCGCGCCCATGACGGCAATCTCCGCCGTCGGCCAGGCGAATACCATGTCCGCCCCCATGTCCTGACTGCACATGGCAAGATACGCTCCCCCATAAGCTTTACGCAAGATCACAGTGATCTTGGGCACCGTGGCGGCGGCGAAGGCAAACAGCATCTTGGCACCGTGCCGGATGATGCCACCACGCTCCTGCTGCAAGCCGGGCAGGAAGCCGGGCACGTCCACCAGGGTGACCAGCGGAATGTTGAACACGTTGCAGAAACGGATGAACCGCGCGCCTTTATCGGAGGAATCAATATCCAGTGTTCCGGCCTTGGCCATGGGTTCATTGGCCACGATACCGCAGACCACGCCTTGGATGCGGGCAAAGCCAACGACAAGGTTCTTTGCCCAATCTTTTTGCACCTCGAGGAACTCGCCGGCATCCACTAGGCGGCTAATGACATTATGCACGTTCAGCGGAGCCTTGGGATCGGCGGGCATCAGGTCATTCATGCCGGGATCAGCCGCAAGATCCAACTCCGGCGTTGGCCGATGTGGCGGATCCATCACGTTGTTGGAAGGAATGTACGAGAGCAGTTTCTGGACGATCTCGATGGAGTGCTGGTCATTCTCCGCCACGAAATGAATATTTCCGCTCACCGAAGCATGTGCTTCGGCGCTACCGTAATCGGCAATGTTCGCGGACTGGCCAGTGGCCGCCTTGATGACCTCGGGGCCGCAGATAAACATTTGGGCGCTCTTGCGCACCATGATCAGAAAATCCATGAGGGCAGGGGAGTATGCTGCGCCACCGGCGCAGGGGCCGGAGATGACTGCGATTTGCGGAATCACGCCCGAAACCAGCACGTTGCGGAAGAAGACCTGCCCGTAGCCGGACAGGGATTCGACGCCTTCTTGAATGCGCGCGCCGCCCGAGTCATTGAAGCCTACGATGGGCATGCCGGCCTTGAGGGCGTAGTCCATCATGTTGGTGATCTTGTTGGCGTGAATGCGGCCCAGCGCGCCGCCGCCCACCGTGAAGTCCTGGCTGAACACCGCCACTGGGCGCCCCTCGACCAACCCGACACCGGTGATGACACCATCACCCGGCATGGGTTTGCCCTCCATGCCAAAATCATGGCAATCGTGTTGGGCGTGTAATCCCATTTCTTGGAAGGTGCCTTTGAGGTACAGGTTCTCAACGCGTTCGCGCGCGGTCATCAACCCTTTGTCGCGGCGCGCTTGGAGTTTGTCCTCCCCGCCGCCGGCGCGGGCTTTGGCCCGGCGGGTGGCGAGCGTCTTTAATGCTTTGGGATCAATCGGCATAGGCGTGCGTATTTGGGTTTATACTCAAGGCGAGCCGTTCAATGGTGGCCACAGTTGCAAGAAGCCTCATGCTTGGGCATGCAGAATTCCGTCAAAACCCCATGCGTTGATTTGGGATGCAGGAACGCCACCAGCTTGTTGCCCGCGCCTTCAAACGGCTTCTCATGAATCAGCCGGCAGCCGGCGTCCGCCGCCTGCTTCAACTGCGCCTCAATGTGGTCCGTGCCGAAAGCAATGTGGTGAATGCCTTCCCCGTTTTTCTCAATGAACTTGGCGATGGGGCTCTCCGGATCGGTCGGCTCCAACAATTCAATATGCACTTCGCCAACGCAGAAAAAGGCCGTGCGCACTTTCTGCGAAACGACTTCCTCTCGGTGCTCGCACTTGAGCCCGAGGGTTTTTTCATAAAAAGGAATCATTTCATCCAGCGACTTTACAGCGATCCCGATATGATCAATTTTTTTTAGCATAATTTATTTCAAGTTCAGGTTTAATGGTTTGGCAGTTGTGGGAAAATGTCATTCGTCAGCCGCCGCGGTTGCCTGTGACAACTCCAGCAGCGCGTGTGCTGCTTGGGGCGCGGTCAATTCGCCGTGCAACAGCCGGCGTTCGATTTCTGGCCGGGCCAGTTTCACCCGGGGATGGTGATAGAAGCCCGATTCCAAGGTTTCACGGATCAGATCGTGCAGCCATTGGGCGGATTGCTCCTGGCGCCGCTGGCGCAGGACTTGCAGCGGCTCCAATTCATTATAAAAGCGCTGCACCAGTTGCCACAATTCCGGGATGCCCTCGCCAGTCATTGCCGAACTCAGGTTGACCGGCGTGGTCCAATGCTCCGTCGTGGGTGTCATGTAATGCAGCGCGGTGGCATACTCCTGGCGCGCCTGTTCGGCCCGGAATTTATTATCCCCATCCGCCTTGGTGACCAGGATGGCATCCGCCTGTTCCACGATGCCTTTTTTAATGCCCTGCAATTCGTCGCCCGCACCGGGCAGGATCAGCAGCAGGAAAAAATCCACCATCGAGCGCACGGCCACTTCGCTCTGGCCAACCCCCACCGTCTCAATGATGATAACATCGAATCCCGCCGCCTCGCACAACAGCATGGCCTCGCGGGTTTTGCGTGCCACCCCGCCGAGTGTTTTACCGGAAGGCGAGGGGCGGATAAACGCGTTGGGTTGGCGGCAGAGTTGCTCCATGCGGGTTTTATCCCCCAGGATGCTGCCACCGCTGCGGGCGCTTGAAGGATCCACGGCCAGCACCGCTACCTTGAGCCCGAGTTGGCAAAGGTGACAGCCGAGCGCCTCAATGAAAGTGCTCTTGCCCACGCCGGGCACACCGGTGATGCCGATGCGTCGTGCCTTGCCGGTATGCGGGAGCAGTTTTTGCAACACTTTCTGCGCCCGCGCCTGGTGTTCTCCGGAACTGCTCTCCGTCAGGGTGATGGCTCGCGCCAGCACACCGCGGTCTCCAGCTCGCACGCCGTCCACATAATCCTCGACATGCAACACCTTCGCGCGTCTTGGCTGGGCCGCCGGGGCGGGTACCGCCGCTTGTGCGGGCAACACGCTCAAATAACTCCGGTCCTGTCCGGGCGGCGGCTCAAAGTCACCACCGCTCGCACAGGAGCAGGAACCGGAAGGTGTTTGAGGAGTGGTTGACATGGGATCAATGACGTGGAACAACACCGAACACCGGACACCGAACCTCGAAAGAAAGTCGAAAACCGAAGGCCGAAAGCCTGCTTGTATCGGCAGCGATGACCGCAAACTTCCCCCCCTCTCCTATCGGATCGGAGAGACTTTTGGAGTTTTCGTTCATGCTTGCGATTTCATTTAACATCTGCGCGCTTGAACCTACAGTACCCGCATCGGTTTTCGGTGTTCGTTATTCGGAATTCTTTCGGATTTCGGGCGATTCGGTTTTCGGTCTTTCCCCGCCCAACCGTTGTTCGAGTTGTTTCAGAATTTCGTTGGCGGCCTCGGTGATGACGGTGCCCGGCCCGAAGACGGCTGCCGCACCATTTTTATACAGGAACTCATAATCCTGCGCCGGAATAACTCCGCCCACAATGACCATGATATCCTCGCGTCCAAGTTTCTTCAGCTCGGCGATCAGCTCCGGCAGGAGGGCTTTATGACCACCGGCCAGCGAGCTGATGCCCACCACATGCACGTCGTTTTCCACCGCCATGCGCGCGGATTCCTCCGGCGATTGAAACAGCGGTCCGATGTCCACGTCGAAACCGAAATCGGCATACGCGGTGGCCACCACTTTGGAGCCGCGATCATGGCCGTCCTGCCCCATCTTGGCGACCAGCAAGCGCGGACGTCGTCCTTCGCGTTCGACGAACGCATCCACTCGTTTACGAATTTCAGTAATGGCATCCACTTTCGCAAATTCCGCATGGTACACACCCGAGACGGATTTGGGAATGGCTTTGTGACGCCCAAATATCTTCTCCAGGGCATCGGAAATTTCACCGAGGGTGGCGCGGCGACGGGCGGCCTCGACCGCCAGTTCCAGCAGGTTGCCCTGGCCGGTTTCGGCAGCGCGGGTAAGTGCGGCCAGCGATTCCTGCACGCGGGCGGTGTCGCGTTCACTGCGGAGTTTGGCGAGCCGCTTGATTTGCGATTCACGCACAGCGGTATTATCCACGGATAACACTTCCAGCGGGGCTTCCTTGTCCAGCCGGTGCAAATTGACGCCCACGATGGCTTCCTTGCCGGAATCAATGCGGGCCTGGCGGCGCGCGGCGGCTTCCTCGATGCGCAGCTTGGGCAGACCGGTTTCAATGGCCTTGGCCATGCCACCCAGCGCCTCGACTTCCTGGATGTGATTCCAAGCGCGTTGCATGATCGCTTGCGTCAGGGCTTCGACATAATACGAGCCACCCCAGGGATCAATGACCTTGCAGATGCCGGTTTCTTCTTGGAGGAACAGTTGCGTGTTGCGCGCGATGCGGGCCGAGAAATCGGTCGGTAACGCAATGGCTTCGTCGAGCGAATTGGTGTGCAGCGACTGGGTATGCCCCATGACCGCCGCCATGGCTTCGACGCAGGTGCGAATGACGTTATTGTACGGGTCTTGCGCCGTGAGGCTCCATCCCGAGGTTTGCGAATGCGTGCGCAACGCCATGGATTTCGCGCTCTTCGGGTTGAACTGTTTGATCAGCTTGGCCCACAGGATGCGCGCGGCGCGCATTTTGGCGACTTCCATGAAGAAGTTTTTACCCTGCGCCCAGAAGAACGACAGGCGCGGCGCAAAGGCATCAATGTCAATGCCGGCCTTGAGCCCGGTGCGTACATACTCGAGTCCATCCGCCAAGGTATAGGCCAACTCCAAGTCCACCGTGGCACCCGCCTCCTGCATGTGATAGCCCGAAATGCTGATGCAGTTGAACTTGGGCATGTTTTTGGAACTGAAGGAAAAAATGTCCGCGATAATCCGCATCGAGGGCGTCGGCGGATAAATATAGGTATTGCGGACCAAGTACTCCTTGAGGATGTCGTTCTGAATGGTGCCGGACAGTTGTGCCATCGGCACACCCTGTTCCTCGGCGGCTACGATGTAGAACGCCAAGATAGGCAGCACCGCGCCATTCATCGTCATGGAGACGGAAATCTTGTCCAGCGGAATGCCATCGAACAACACCTTGGCATCCAGGATGGAGTTTACCGCCACACCCGCCTTGCCGACATCGGCAAATGCACGGGGATGATCCGAGTCGTAACCGCGATGCGTCGGCAGGTCGAACGCCACGGACAGCCCCATCTGGCCGGCGGCGAGATTGCGGCGATAAAACGCATTGCTCTCCTCAGCGGTCGAGAAACCGGCGTACTGGCGTACCGTCCATGGTTTCGTTACGTACATGGAGGCATACGGGCCGCGCAGGAATGGCGGGAGCCCCGGCATATACTCCAGGTGTTCCATTCCCTCGAGATCCTTCGCTGTGTAAAGCGGCGCGACGTCGAGTTGTTCCATGGTGTGCCAGACCCACTCATCGAGCGGTTTGCCGGTCTCTTTCTCGACCTGGGCCTGCCACTGCGCGTAGGTGACTTGGGCAACGGGCGGTTGGTATGCAACTTGGGAAAAATCAGGAAATGTTTTCACAGGGTAACTCCAATCTTGTTCAACAGGTTGGCAAGAAATTCAACAGCATTGACGCGGACATGGACAAACTCATCCACCCCCGCATTTTTATGGGCTTCGATTTGTTCGGCTGGATAGCCGGCCAGAATCACCAGGCGCTCGGGCGCCAGGGTTTTGACGGCTTTGACGAATTCAGGAACCAAGGCAGGATAGGTCTCATCCGTCGAGCACAGCACAATAAACTGGGCCTTGGATTCCACCGCTTTTTTGGCGACTTCTTCGACAACGTTACCGCCCGCCGCATACACAATTTCCATTCCGGCGATGGCGAAGAATCCACGACAGAAATCCGCGCGCGCCTTGTGCTGGGCCAGCGGGCCCATGTTCGCCAGATACACTTTCGGGCGGGCTCCCCGGGCGGCGGCGGCATCCACTGCCGCACGCAGCTTTTCCACCTCCATGGCGGCTCGCCGTAGTATGACCGGTGTGATGGGGGCATCCGGTTTATCCTTGGCGCGCAGGCAGCGCGTCAACTCGCCCAGCGTGGCCCCGGCTTCGGCGGCTTCCACACAGGCGTCGAAGGCGTTTTTGTCGGCCTTGAGCAAAATCTC belongs to Verrucomicrobiota bacterium and includes:
- a CDS encoding biotin--[acetyl-CoA-carboxylase] ligase, producing MERSLVTVEGWTLHEYADVSSTSDLAATLPPWHAVRADHQQRGRGRWRRPWVSDVGGLWITAVLPTGPDLKPWRVFPLAVGLAVVDFVRSVGVANVRLRWPNDLMVGNRKLAGLLLEEPRPGLVLAGIGINITNQPETADAALHGITTRLTDHVQQARIAHHQLQLDAPRSRRGMATDNSAIRNPQSAISGFRLLTSTATKVGDQCQPLPDLTTLACSLLLHLRKTRDAIADTGFAPLLPRLQELWQLPRSVELDFGKEKIQGEFCGVDEQGRLGLRHGATCQWFEAAHVVQLREI
- a CDS encoding biotin/lipoyl-containing protein; this translates as MIKRLLITVDGKQYDVLVEMLDVPAQPAYAPAPIAAPVVTSAPAAFPAAAASVPALPTPALASPPAPTGSGKPVLSPLTGRVVDIKVQKGQTVKEGDHVLTLEAMKMNTNVIASTSGAVTSLNAAVGDAVEEGAVLMTIG
- a CDS encoding acyl-CoA carboxylase subunit beta; the encoded protein is MPIDPKALKTLATRRAKARAGGGEDKLQARRDKGLMTARERVENLYLKGTFQEMGLHAQHDCHDFGMEGKPMPGDGVITGVGLVEGRPVAVFSQDFTVGGGALGRIHANKITNMMDYALKAGMPIVGFNDSGGARIQEGVESLSGYGQVFFRNVLVSGVIPQIAVISGPCAGGAAYSPALMDFLIMVRKSAQMFICGPEVIKAATGQSANIADYGSAEAHASVSGNIHFVAENDQHSIEIVQKLLSYIPSNNVMDPPHRPTPELDLAADPGMNDLMPADPKAPLNVHNVISRLVDAGEFLEVQKDWAKNLVVGFARIQGVVCGIVANEPMAKAGTLDIDSSDKGARFIRFCNVFNIPLVTLVDVPGFLPGLQQERGGIIRHGAKMLFAFAAATVPKITVILRKAYGGAYLAMCSQDMGADMVFAWPTAEIAVMGAEGAVKVLYKKEITSAADPKAEEARLIAEYREKFCSPYQAAGRGMITDVIEPSETRAVVAMALRNTLSKRETRPPKKHGTIPM
- the mce gene encoding methylmalonyl-CoA epimerase: MLKKIDHIGIAVKSLDEMIPFYEKTLGLKCEHREEVVSQKVRTAFFCVGEVHIELLEPTDPESPIAKFIEKNGEGIHHIAFGTDHIEAQLKQAADAGCRLIHEKPFEGAGNKLVAFLHPKSTHGVLTEFCMPKHEASCNCGHH
- the meaB gene encoding methylmalonyl Co-A mutase-associated GTPase MeaB yields the protein MSTTPQTPSGSCSCASGGDFEPPPGQDRSYLSVLPAQAAVPAPAAQPRRAKVLHVEDYVDGVRAGDRGVLARAITLTESSSGEHQARAQKVLQKLLPHTGKARRIGITGVPGVGKSTFIEALGCHLCQLGLKVAVLAVDPSSARSGGSILGDKTRMEQLCRQPNAFIRPSPSGKTLGGVARKTREAMLLCEAAGFDVIIIETVGVGQSEVAVRSMVDFFLLLILPGAGDELQGIKKGIVEQADAILVTKADGDNKFRAEQARQEYATALHYMTPTTEHWTTPVNLSSAMTGEGIPELWQLVQRFYNELEPLQVLRQRRQEQSAQWLHDLIRETLESGFYHHPRVKLARPEIERRLLHGELTAPQAAHALLELSQATAAADE
- the scpA gene encoding methylmalonyl-CoA mutase, which encodes MKTFPDFSQVAYQPPVAQVTYAQWQAQVEKETGKPLDEWVWHTMEQLDVAPLYTAKDLEGMEHLEYMPGLPPFLRGPYASMYVTKPWTVRQYAGFSTAEESNAFYRRNLAAGQMGLSVAFDLPTHRGYDSDHPRAFADVGKAGVAVNSILDAKVLFDGIPLDKISVSMTMNGAVLPILAFYIVAAEEQGVPMAQLSGTIQNDILKEYLVRNTYIYPPTPSMRIIADIFSFSSKNMPKFNCISISGYHMQEAGATVDLELAYTLADGLEYVRTGLKAGIDIDAFAPRLSFFWAQGKNFFMEVAKMRAARILWAKLIKQFNPKSAKSMALRTHSQTSGWSLTAQDPYNNVIRTCVEAMAAVMGHTQSLHTNSLDEAIALPTDFSARIARNTQLFLQEETGICKVIDPWGGSYYVEALTQAIMQRAWNHIQEVEALGGMAKAIETGLPKLRIEEAAARRQARIDSGKEAIVGVNLHRLDKEAPLEVLSVDNTAVRESQIKRLAKLRSERDTARVQESLAALTRAAETGQGNLLELAVEAARRRATLGEISDALEKIFGRHKAIPKSVSGVYHAEFAKVDAITEIRKRVDAFVEREGRRPRLLVAKMGQDGHDRGSKVVATAYADFGFDVDIGPLFQSPEESARMAVENDVHVVGISSLAGGHKALLPELIAELKKLGREDIMVIVGGVIPAQDYEFLYKNGAAAVFGPGTVITEAANEILKQLEQRLGGERPKTESPEIRKNSE